The Thermococcus sibiricus MM 739 DNA window TAAACCCCATGTTGATTATAGATGCAGCCATATTTATCCAAAGCATTGATGTGGAGGGCATTACAACCCCAAAAGTAATTGAGGAGGTTAAAGACCCAGAATCGAGGCTTTTACTGGAAAGTCTCATTAGTGCGGGCAAAGTTAGAGTCATGGTGCCCTCAAAGGATAGCATTGAAAAAGTTAAAGAAAAAGCTATTGAAACTGGTGAACTTGGAGAATTAAGTGATGCTGATATTGAAGTACTGGCTCTAGCCTATGAGCTTAGAGGAGAACTTTTTACTGATGATTACAACCTCCAAAATATTGCTGCTCTTCTGGGTCTAAAGTTCAGAACATTGAAAAGGGGAATAAAGAAAGTGATAAAATGGCGTTATGTCTGTGTAGGGTGTGGGAAGAAGTTTGAAACTCAGCCTTTGGATAATATCTGTCCCGATTGTGGAAGCAAAGTTAGATTGCTCCCCAAAAAGAAGAGAAAAAGGCGTCAGCGCTCATAGGGCTCTTCATCAATCAGGTTTGATTCATCATCATCCGCTATTGTATTATTCTCATCTTGCCTTTTAACTTTCCCTCAAAAACTTTATAAGTAATGGTACCATTACCAAGTAATGGGGGCATTACCTATGCTGTTTGATCCAAGACCAAAGGAAAAGAGGGAAGACATATTCGATAGGGAACAAGAGATAGAAATGATAAAGAATTCTGCTAAGGAATATCCGATTACCCTTATTCTGGGAATAAGGCGGGTAGGAAAATCCTCTTTACTCAAAGTTGTGTTGAATGAATTGAAAAGCGGTATATACATAGATGTGAGGAAGCTTCATTTTGATTCCGGAGGATGGATAACAAATGAGTCTCTGCTGAAGGCCTTTGAAAATGGATTAAACTCTCTCAGTCATCCCATAAAAAGGGAAGTCTTTCAGTACCTGAAAAGAGTGAAGGGAGTATCAATTGCAGGACTTCAATTAAACTTTGAACCTGAAGTCTCACTCTCAGAAATTTTGGAGGCATTAAATAAGCGCAGTAGGATTATCATAGCCTTTGATGAGGCCCAGTATTTGAGGTTCTATGGACGGAGAGGAGGAAAAGAGTTCTTAACCCTTGTGGCCTACGCATATGATAATCTGCCAAATATAAGTTTTATCTTTACAGGTTCTGAAATAGGGCTTTTGCATGATCTTATTGGCGTTTCAGATTATGAATCTCCCCTATACGGCAGGATATACAATGAGATTACCATCTCTCCTTTTTCCAAGGAACTCTCAATTGAATTCTTGAGACAAGGATTCGTTGAAGCAGGGATAAAAATACGAGAGGAAGAAATAGAACACGCTGCAGAACTTTTGGGTGGAATTCCAGGATGGTTAGTAGAGTTTGGGTACAATTACATAAAAACGAAAAGTTTTGAAAATGCCATAAAAGGGGTAATAAGAAAAGCAGAAAAATTCCTCGAAGGTGAGTTAAGAGAACTTGAAAAGCGGAGTCCTAGGTATATCTTGGTGTTAAGAGCTATTTCAATGGGATTTGATAGATGGGCACTCATAAAAGAATTTTTGGAATCTAGGAGTGGCAAAATACCAAATTCGCGATTGGCTGCCATCTTAGAGGGTCTTCAAAAGATGAGTTGGATTAATGCAGAATATAGAGATGGGGGGAAGAGATATAAAATAATTGATCCAGTTATTGAGAGGGTTATTAAAGAGCGTTTTAACCTCTAAGCGTTGCTATTAGTCGTTTTTCGTTCAGCAGCAGATTAATGGCATCTTTAACATCCTTAACCATCACATCACTCGCCAGCAAAGCCTCAACACTTGCTCCCTCTTCTCCTATTACACAAATAGCAAGTTCAGCGTTTTCAAGCATTCTAACGTCGTTGTTTCCATTGCCTACACCAATGTAAGGCTCATATTTAAGGGCCTTTTGAAGCTTTTCGTTGCCATCTTTTACCAGTTCTATCTTTACATCAAGTTCATTGAATTCATCTTTCAATGTTCCGAATGTATCGGAACTTAATACAACGATTTCATATTTTTCACTAAGTTTTCTCAAAAGTTCTTTAATGTTCTTTCTTACCTTTCCCTCAACTCCCAGAGTTCCATTCAAATCAAATATAACTGTCTTTGCTATTATCCTCCCATAGTTCGGGATCTCCATATTTTCACCACTTAAGGTTTGGCAAAAATACTTAAAACTTTGTTCTCGAACTTTGGATGGTGGCAGCGTTGAGAATTGCGTGGGGGTTCAGTGGTGCAGGACATTTGCTCCTGGAAAGTGTCGATGTACTGGAACACTTAAAGGATCACCATGAGGTTAAGGTGTTCCTTTCTTCAGCGGGTGAAGAAGTAGCCAGGATTTATGGGGTTCTTGAAAGAATAGGTAATTTTCCCCTTGTAAGGGAGTCGAAACAAGGACATGCATTTCCATCATGTGGTTCTTTCAATTTAGGTAAGTTTGACGTTTTTGTAATCTCTCCAGCGACATCTAATACGGTGGCCAAAATAAGACTTGGAATTGCGGATTCTCTTCTTTCATGCTGTGCTTCGCAGGCCTTAAAAAGCAAAGTTCCTTTGATAATGGTTCCTACAGATTCAAAACCTGTTGTCGAGACAAAGGCACCTAATGGTAAGGTTTTCAAAATATATCCGAGGAAAGTGGATCTTGAGCATATTAGGGCCTTGAAAGAGGAAGGAGTGGTAATATTAGAGCATCCCTACGAAGTAGAGAATATTTTGGAACGATTTCTGTGAACATAGTAAAATCTTCCATCTTTTGTAACTGTAACATAGTCTGGCGTGTATTTAGACCCATAATAGAGATTACGTCCATCGAGCCTGTACCATAAACTTCTTGCTGCTTCAAGTTTGTTTAAATCTTCAAGTACGCTTAGGTCCCCCTCTTGTATTTTTTCTAGGAGATCTTGTACATACTCTTTGCTTATGTTAAAAGTTACGTAAGAAGCAAAAAACTCGTAGCCGGTGATGAGTTCTTTCATGAGATTTTTATACGGATATGCAGGAGTTACGCGGAGGTTAAAATGTCTGTAGAATTCTTCAACGGAGACCATATCTGGCCTGTATGGAAGTATTCCAAGAACCAGCATCTCTACAGTGTCATCATAATATGTAGAAAACCAATCAGGATCATAAGGATAGAAGAGATTATCATTCTGGATATAGGGGTCTTTTCCCAATGCATAAATTCCTCTGTAATTGCTTCCTACCAGAAGGGGGATATCCCATATAACAATGACCTCTGAATGATCCAGTCGCCAGCCACTTATACTTGCGGGTACCTGAAGGGCCCATGCTTTTAGATTGAAGTCCAGGAAAAGGTTGTTCATAAGTACTACTTGTGTCTCTCCATCATATCCACAGATGGAGGAGCTCAGGGTTTTTATGTAAGGCATATCATATGAGTGCACATAGCTGTTTACAAAATACACAATATGAAGAGGGTTATTGAATAGAATGGGAGGGGTTTGTGGTAGAATTTGAAAAGATCTCTTTTTGCTTTCTCGTAAAAGAATTCCATTGCACCATCAAATTTCATTTTTCCATATCTGTCAAATCCCAAGTATGGATAAACGATCTTGTAAATCTGCAGAGGCTTGTATTTGGCCGCATAGCGCCACATCTTTGTGAGTTCTTCTTTAGTGTAAGGCTGGGCGTTCTGGAACTCTTCGCCACTCCCATCAAACTTTATTTCGAAGATTTCAGGGTAGTGGGAGAAGTCAATTTTTGCAGAGTGTTTGTTCCCTTTTGCATCCATACCTGTGACTGTTACATTGTATTCTCCCCATTCTTGTTCAAACTCTATGGCACCGATATATGTAAGGGAATTGGTGGAAATCGGAAGAGCAATTGTTTTTGCTCCTATTTTGATGACTATTTCCTTTGGAACATTTACATTGTCTTTTACCGTGAAACTTACTCTGATATTCTCTCCTTCACTTGTTACAACACCCCATATTTTTGGAGGCGTTGTGTCTTTTTGGCGTTCTTGTACAAATTTATCCCAGCTTGTTTCGATATTAGTTGCATCAAAGTGTCTTGAATTTTCAACGAACCATTCTCTAAACGTTTGGTTCATAAAGAATCTTTCTCTAACCGAGTTGAGGCTATCTAAAAACTCTTCTATCTCGTGGGGTTCAAAACCATCTAGAATG harbors:
- a CDS encoding type II toxin-antitoxin system VapC family toxin, which encodes MLIIDAAIFIQSIDVEGITTPKVIEEVKDPESRLLLESLISAGKVRVMVPSKDSIEKVKEKAIETGELGELSDADIEVLALAYELRGELFTDDYNLQNIAALLGLKFRTLKRGIKKVIKWRYVCVGCGKKFETQPLDNICPDCGSKVRLLPKKKRKRRQRS
- a CDS encoding AAA family ATPase, producing the protein MGALPMLFDPRPKEKREDIFDREQEIEMIKNSAKEYPITLILGIRRVGKSSLLKVVLNELKSGIYIDVRKLHFDSGGWITNESLLKAFENGLNSLSHPIKREVFQYLKRVKGVSIAGLQLNFEPEVSLSEILEALNKRSRIIIAFDEAQYLRFYGRRGGKEFLTLVAYAYDNLPNISFIFTGSEIGLLHDLIGVSDYESPLYGRIYNEITISPFSKELSIEFLRQGFVEAGIKIREEEIEHAAELLGGIPGWLVEFGYNYIKTKSFENAIKGVIRKAEKFLEGELRELEKRSPRYILVLRAISMGFDRWALIKEFLESRSGKIPNSRLAAILEGLQKMSWINAEYRDGGKRYKIIDPVIERVIKERFNL
- a CDS encoding HAD family hydrolase encodes the protein MEIPNYGRIIAKTVIFDLNGTLGVEGKVRKNIKELLRKLSEKYEIVVLSSDTFGTLKDEFNELDVKIELVKDGNEKLQKALKYEPYIGVGNGNNDVRMLENAELAICVIGEEGASVEALLASDVMVKDVKDAINLLLNEKRLIATLRG
- a CDS encoding flavoprotein, with the protein product MVAALRIAWGFSGAGHLLLESVDVLEHLKDHHEVKVFLSSAGEEVARIYGVLERIGNFPLVRESKQGHAFPSCGSFNLGKFDVFVISPATSNTVAKIRLGIADSLLSCCASQALKSKVPLIMVPTDSKPVVETKAPNGKVFKIYPRKVDLEHIRALKEEGVVILEHPYEVENILERFL